One part of the Paracoccus sp. MBLB3053 genome encodes these proteins:
- the putA gene encoding bifunctional proline dehydrogenase/L-glutamate gamma-semialdehyde dehydrogenase PutA, protein MSQTRLSDLGPDSKFQDERALLDRLVAEAGLDVSDRTAITARGAGLVRRIRSEARPTLMEHFLAEYGLSTREGVALMCLAEAMLRVPDRDTIDALIEDKIAPSDWGKHMGEASSSLVNASTWALMLTGKVLDDEQGGIAGTLRGAIRRLGEPVIRAAVGRAMKEMGRQFVLGETINKALVNAQAREKQGFTYSYDMLGEAAMTAADAARYARDYADAITAIAKACTKGSVQMNPGISIKLSALHPRYEVAQEARVLSELVPVVLKLAQQAKAAGMGMNIDAEEQDRLVLSMKVIEAVMSDPSLAGWDGFGIVVQAYGKRAGLAIDWLYELATRLDRKIMVRLVKGAYWDSEIKRAQVEGLPGFPLFTSKVGTDVSYISNARKLIDCADRIYPQFATHNAHTVAAILHMAQGIEFEFQRLHGMGERLHDIVLRESKGRCRIYAPVGAHRDLLAYLVRRLLENGANSSFVNQIVDESIAPEDVAADPFAALATAKAPAGLAAPDKIFGEARANSQGFDLSDEAVLAKIYASREVAIPDAAPITVSAPTGQAMPVRNPATGEAIAEVIEADQRTATRAIADAAVWDAAPVARAEVLRRAADLYEANAGLIFATLAREAGKTLGDAVGELREAVDFLRYYAAEGAADQRKARGLVVAISPWNFPLAIFSGQIAAALMAGNAVLAKPAEQTPLIAAVAVRLLHEAGVPASALQLLPGQGGTVGAALTSDARVNGVVFTGSTDTARIIARAMAQHMAPGTPLIAETGGLNAMIVDSTALPEQAVRDVVASSFRSAGQRCSALRCLYVQEDIAPHLIEMIKGAMDELVVGDPMLLKTDVGPVIDDEAREGITTYLQQKQNRVAHEVPTPAQGNFVAPTLLTVNGIDELEREIFGPVLHVATFRADDLPKVLDAINARGYGLTFGLHTRIDSRVQDVSDAIDAGNVYVNRNQIGAVVGSQPFGGEGLSGTGPKAGGPLYLNRFYAPAPVATDAAAQAPSTPTEDELFMPGPTGEMNRLRFVARPPVLCLGPGTELRQVQERAVRALGGQALAADGLNQANGAEFSAVLWWGDEQKGREIATALSREDGALRPLITAMPDRAHVCHERHLCVDTTAAGGNAALLAG, encoded by the coding sequence ATGTCCCAGACCCGCCTTTCCGATCTCGGCCCTGACAGCAAGTTCCAGGACGAACGGGCTTTGCTCGATCGGCTGGTCGCCGAGGCCGGGCTGGATGTTTCCGATCGCACGGCCATCACCGCCCGAGGAGCCGGCCTGGTGCGCCGCATCCGCAGCGAAGCGCGCCCGACCCTGATGGAGCATTTCCTTGCCGAATACGGGCTTTCCACGCGTGAGGGCGTCGCGCTGATGTGCCTTGCCGAGGCCATGCTGCGCGTTCCCGACCGCGACACGATCGACGCGCTGATCGAAGACAAGATCGCGCCGTCGGACTGGGGCAAGCATATGGGTGAGGCCTCGTCTTCGCTGGTCAACGCCTCGACCTGGGCATTGATGCTGACCGGCAAGGTTCTGGACGATGAACAAGGCGGCATCGCGGGCACGCTGCGCGGCGCCATCCGTCGCCTGGGTGAGCCGGTGATCCGCGCCGCTGTCGGCCGCGCCATGAAGGAGATGGGCCGCCAGTTCGTTCTGGGCGAGACGATCAACAAGGCGCTTGTCAATGCGCAGGCCCGTGAAAAACAGGGCTTTACCTATAGCTATGACATGCTGGGCGAGGCCGCGATGACCGCTGCCGATGCCGCGCGCTATGCCCGCGACTATGCCGATGCCATCACGGCGATCGCCAAGGCCTGCACCAAGGGCTCGGTGCAGATGAACCCGGGCATCTCGATCAAGCTGTCCGCCCTACATCCACGCTACGAGGTCGCGCAGGAAGCCCGCGTCCTGTCGGAACTGGTTCCTGTCGTCCTGAAGCTGGCGCAGCAGGCCAAGGCTGCGGGCATGGGGATGAATATCGACGCCGAGGAGCAGGATCGCCTGGTCTTGTCGATGAAGGTCATCGAAGCCGTCATGTCCGATCCCTCTCTCGCGGGCTGGGACGGGTTCGGCATCGTGGTCCAGGCCTATGGCAAGCGCGCGGGGCTGGCGATCGACTGGCTCTACGAACTCGCGACCCGACTGGACCGCAAGATCATGGTGCGCCTGGTCAAGGGCGCCTATTGGGACAGCGAGATCAAGCGAGCACAGGTCGAGGGCCTGCCCGGCTTTCCGCTGTTCACCTCGAAGGTCGGGACCGATGTCAGCTATATCTCGAATGCGCGCAAGCTGATCGACTGCGCTGATCGCATCTATCCGCAATTCGCGACGCATAACGCCCATACGGTCGCCGCCATCCTGCACATGGCGCAAGGCATCGAATTCGAGTTCCAGCGCCTGCATGGCATGGGCGAGCGTCTGCACGACATCGTCCTGCGCGAAAGCAAGGGGCGCTGCCGCATCTATGCACCGGTCGGCGCGCATCGCGACCTGCTGGCCTACCTGGTCCGCCGCCTGCTTGAAAACGGCGCGAACTCGTCCTTTGTGAACCAGATCGTCGATGAATCGATCGCCCCCGAGGATGTGGCGGCCGACCCCTTTGCGGCGCTCGCGACCGCCAAGGCACCCGCTGGGCTTGCCGCGCCCGACAAGATCTTCGGTGAAGCTCGTGCAAACTCGCAGGGCTTCGACCTGAGCGACGAGGCGGTGCTTGCAAAAATCTACGCCTCGCGCGAGGTGGCGATCCCCGATGCCGCGCCGATCACCGTTTCGGCGCCGACCGGCCAGGCCATGCCGGTGCGCAACCCCGCGACCGGCGAAGCCATCGCCGAAGTGATCGAGGCCGATCAGCGCACGGCGACGCGGGCGATTGCCGATGCCGCGGTCTGGGACGCGGCCCCGGTGGCCCGTGCCGAAGTGCTGCGCCGCGCGGCCGACCTCTACGAAGCGAATGCCGGGCTGATCTTCGCGACGCTCGCGCGTGAGGCTGGCAAGACGCTCGGTGACGCTGTCGGCGAGTTGCGCGAAGCTGTCGACTTCCTGCGTTACTACGCAGCCGAGGGCGCGGCGGATCAGCGCAAGGCGCGCGGCCTCGTGGTCGCGATCAGCCCCTGGAACTTCCCGCTGGCGATCTTCAGCGGTCAGATCGCGGCGGCCCTGATGGCGGGCAATGCCGTCCTGGCCAAACCCGCCGAACAGACGCCGTTGATCGCGGCAGTCGCCGTGCGCTTGCTGCACGAGGCCGGCGTGCCCGCATCTGCGCTGCAGCTTCTGCCCGGTCAGGGCGGAACCGTCGGGGCGGCCCTGACTTCGGATGCGCGCGTCAATGGGGTGGTCTTCACCGGCTCGACCGACACCGCGCGGATCATTGCCCGCGCCATGGCCCAGCACATGGCGCCCGGAACTCCGCTGATCGCGGAAACCGGTGGACTGAACGCCATGATCGTCGATTCGACCGCGCTGCCCGAACAGGCCGTGCGCGACGTCGTCGCATCGTCCTTCCGTTCGGCGGGACAGCGCTGTTCGGCCCTGCGCTGCCTTTACGTTCAGGAGGATATCGCCCCGCATCTGATCGAGATGATCAAGGGCGCGATGGATGAACTGGTCGTGGGCGATCCGATGCTGCTCAAGACCGATGTCGGCCCGGTCATCGATGACGAGGCGCGCGAGGGTATCACCACTTACCTGCAGCAGAAGCAGAACCGCGTCGCCCATGAAGTGCCGACCCCTGCACAGGGCAACTTTGTCGCGCCGACCCTGCTGACGGTGAACGGGATAGATGAACTCGAGCGCGAGATCTTTGGCCCGGTCCTGCATGTCGCGACCTTCCGAGCGGATGATCTGCCCAAAGTGCTCGATGCGATCAACGCGCGCGGTTACGGCCTGACGTTCGGGCTGCACACCCGGATCGATTCGCGCGTCCAGGATGTGTCGGACGCGATCGATGCAGGCAATGTCTATGTCAATCGCAACCAGATCGGTGCGGTCGTCGGCTCGCAACCCTTCGGGGGCGAGGGACTGTCGGGAACCGGACCGAAGGCGGGCGGCCCGCTTTACCTGAACCGCTTCTATGCGCCTGCGCCAGTCGCGACAGATGCGGCGGCCCAGGCCCCTTCAACGCCGACCGAGGATGAGCTGTTCATGCCCGGCCCCACCGGTGAGATGAACCGCCTGCGCTTCGTGGCCCGTCCGCCGGTCCTGTGCCTTGGCCCCGGAACCGAGTTGCGCCAGGTGCAAGAGCGCGCGGTCAGGGCGCTGGGTGGTCAGGCACTTGCCGCAGACGGCTTGAACCAGGCGAATGGCGCCGAATTCTCGGCGGTCCTTTGGTGGGGTGACGAACAGAAGGGGCGCGAAATCGCGACCGCCCTGTCCCGCGAGGACGGAGCCCTGAGACCGTTGATCACCGCCATGCCCGACCGGGCCCATGTCTGCCATGAGCGCCACCTTTGCGTCGATACCACGGCGGCAGGTGGCAATGCTGCCCTGCTTGCGGGCTGA
- a CDS encoding Lrp/AsnC family transcriptional regulator, which yields MDDILDATNVKILRELVANARIPITELARKVGLSKTPVALRIKQMEEMGLITGYRAILSPLKLGLTHVTYVEVRLSDTRQKALEAFNAAVRAIPEVEECYMIAGGFDYLLKVRSEDMAGYRRIMAEKISALPHIHATTSYVSMEAVVEQNWTEL from the coding sequence ATGGATGACATCCTGGACGCAACGAACGTCAAGATCCTGCGCGAGCTCGTCGCCAATGCCCGCATTCCGATCACCGAGCTGGCGCGCAAGGTCGGCCTGTCCAAGACCCCGGTTGCCTTGCGGATCAAGCAGATGGAGGAAATGGGTCTCATCACCGGATACCGCGCGATCCTCTCGCCGCTGAAGCTGGGCCTGACCCATGTCACCTATGTCGAGGTGCGCCTATCCGACACGCGGCAAAAGGCGCTCGAGGCATTCAACGCCGCGGTTCGGGCGATTCCCGAGGTCGAGGAATGCTACATGATCGCCGGCGGCTTCGATTACCTGCTGAAAGTGCGCTCGGAGGACATGGCCGGATATCGACGGATCATGGCCGAAAAGATATCGGCCTTGCCGCACATCCACGCCACCACCAGCTATGTCTCGATGGAGGCGGTGGTTGAACAGAACTGGACCGAGCTGTAA
- a CDS encoding LysR family transcriptional regulator encodes MDFKWLEDFVTLAETRSFSRSAELRGVTQSAFSRRIRALEEWIGADLLSRDSYPVTLTPEGVLFRETAEEAVRMLNARRAEFREHSRSRGGEISFLSLHSLSVTFLPGWLMRLKAVAGKMTSRVKPENFDRCVEALAEGGYDFFLTYAHPQVNIPLDPELYPHLVVGLDSLVAVARPGWPGEWLSEGMPLLQYSRGSFLNQMTRIAQAQPGAPKVYVAHIDEASMAEAMKSMAVAGHGVVWLPRLLVEAEITAGRLEVVAPELPMEIRLYRNPSRGRGITGQVWRAAEHMDREQPSA; translated from the coding sequence ATGGACTTCAAATGGCTCGAGGACTTCGTGACGCTGGCCGAGACGCGCAGCTTCTCGCGTTCGGCGGAATTGCGCGGCGTCACCCAAAGTGCCTTCAGCCGCCGGATTCGCGCGCTCGAGGAATGGATCGGGGCGGATCTGCTGTCGCGTGACAGCTATCCCGTCACCCTGACGCCCGAAGGGGTGCTGTTTCGCGAAACCGCTGAAGAGGCGGTTCGAATGTTGAATGCGCGGCGCGCCGAGTTCCGCGAACATTCGCGTTCTCGGGGGGGCGAGATTTCGTTCCTTTCGCTGCACAGCCTCAGCGTGACTTTCCTGCCCGGCTGGCTGATGCGCCTGAAGGCTGTCGCGGGCAAGATGACGAGCCGCGTGAAGCCTGAAAACTTCGACCGCTGCGTCGAGGCACTTGCCGAGGGGGGCTACGATTTCTTTCTGACCTATGCCCATCCCCAGGTGAATATCCCACTGGACCCCGAGCTTTACCCGCATCTGGTTGTCGGGCTCGACAGCCTCGTTGCGGTGGCGCGGCCGGGATGGCCGGGCGAATGGCTCAGCGAGGGCATGCCGTTGCTGCAATATTCCCGAGGTTCGTTCTTGAACCAGATGACCCGAATCGCGCAGGCCCAGCCCGGGGCGCCCAAGGTTTATGTTGCCCATATTGACGAAGCCTCCATGGCCGAGGCGATGAAAAGCATGGCCGTGGCAGGTCACGGCGTGGTCTGGCTGCCACGCCTGCTGGTCGAAGCCGAAATCACTGCTGGCCGGTTGGAAGTGGTTGCACCTGAATTGCCCATGGAAATCAGGCTTTACCGCAATCCCTCGCGCGGTCGTGGCATTACGGGGCAGGTCTGGCGCGCCGCCGAACACATGGATCGCGAGCAGCCCTCGGCCTGA
- the aspA gene encoding aspartate ammonia-lyase, whose protein sequence is MMKTRIDHDLLGDREVPADAYWGVHSLRAVENFPISGRKVGEIPELVSALAAIKQAAAMANADLGLLSSERRDAIVAACEEIRSGKLHDQFIVDQIQGGAGTSTNMNANEVIANRALEIMGHAKGEYKYLHPNEHVNMSQSTNDVYPTALRLASWKGIQKLIGALASLRGAFEAKGVEFQDILKMGRTQLQEAVPMTLGQEFNAFAITIGEDEQRLAEAAQLICEINLGATAIGTGITAHPEYAERVRARLAEITVIPVVTAADLVEATQDCGAFVQTSGVLKRVAVKLSKICNDLRLLSSGPRAGFNEINLPAKQAGSSIMPGKVNPVIPEVMNQICFEVIGNDVTITLAAEGGQLQLNAFEPVIAYSMFRSVDHLVAGLSTLEHNCVRGITANRDVLKETVRRSIGIVTALNPYIGYAAATEVATEAHLTGRGVYELVLEKGLLPKDRLDAILRPETLTRPVPFVA, encoded by the coding sequence ATGATGAAGACCCGTATCGACCACGATCTGCTTGGCGACCGCGAAGTTCCCGCCGACGCCTATTGGGGCGTCCACTCCCTGCGCGCGGTCGAGAATTTCCCGATTTCGGGCCGCAAGGTCGGCGAGATCCCCGAACTGGTCAGCGCGCTGGCCGCAATCAAGCAGGCCGCCGCCATGGCCAATGCCGATCTGGGCCTGCTTTCGTCCGAGCGCCGCGACGCCATCGTCGCCGCCTGCGAAGAGATCCGCTCGGGCAAGCTGCACGATCAGTTCATCGTCGACCAGATCCAGGGCGGCGCGGGCACCTCGACCAACATGAACGCGAACGAGGTCATCGCAAACCGCGCGCTGGAAATCATGGGTCACGCCAAGGGTGAATACAAATACCTGCACCCGAACGAGCATGTGAACATGAGCCAGTCGACCAACGACGTCTATCCGACGGCGCTGCGGCTGGCCTCGTGGAAGGGCATCCAGAAGCTGATCGGCGCGCTTGCCTCGCTGCGCGGCGCCTTCGAGGCGAAGGGCGTCGAATTCCAGGACATCCTGAAGATGGGCCGGACCCAGCTGCAGGAGGCAGTACCGATGACGCTGGGCCAGGAATTCAACGCCTTCGCCATCACCATCGGCGAGGATGAGCAGCGCTTGGCCGAAGCGGCCCAACTGATCTGCGAAATCAACCTTGGCGCCACCGCCATCGGCACCGGCATCACTGCCCATCCGGAATATGCCGAGCGCGTCCGCGCCCGTCTGGCCGAGATCACCGTCATTCCGGTCGTGACTGCCGCCGACCTCGTCGAAGCGACGCAGGATTGTGGCGCATTCGTCCAGACCTCGGGCGTCTTGAAGCGGGTCGCTGTGAAGCTTTCCAAGATCTGCAACGACCTTCGCCTGCTCTCGTCCGGTCCTCGCGCGGGCTTCAACGAGATCAACCTGCCTGCCAAGCAGGCCGGTTCGTCGATCATGCCGGGCAAGGTGAACCCGGTCATCCCCGAAGTCATGAACCAGATCTGCTTCGAGGTGATCGGCAATGATGTCACCATCACGCTGGCGGCCGAGGGCGGTCAGTTGCAGCTCAACGCCTTCGAGCCGGTCATCGCATACAGCATGTTCCGTTCGGTCGATCACCTCGTCGCGGGTCTCTCGACCCTCGAGCACAATTGCGTTCGCGGCATCACCGCGAACCGCGACGTGCTCAAGGAAACCGTCCGCCGCTCGATCGGCATCGTGACCGCGCTGAACCCCTATATCGGCTATGCGGCGGCGACCGAGGTCGCGACCGAAGCCCACCTGACCGGGCGCGGCGTCTACGAACTCGTGCTGGAAAAGGGACTGCTGCCCAAGGATCGGCTTGACGCAATCCTTCGCCCCGAGACGCTGACCCGCCCTGTGCCCTTCGTGGCCTGA
- a CDS encoding LysR substrate-binding domain-containing protein, whose amino-acid sequence MSIPSLAALRAFEAVARHLSFTRAAEELGMTQAAVSYQIRMLEERLGAPLFLRKTREISLTETGALFARPTIDAFDLLRETYSEPSADTVSTLSISTVPTFAGAWLSPRLGKFQMSHSNLAVRLETSDNLVDFGREDISVAIRAGDGKWPGLASHFLMHVEYTPMLSPELARRIDIREPADLLRLPLLDTADPNWAVWMRDAGVEYPECPPRAGLTLSTDLHEARAALAGYGVALLTPRFFRFELATGSLIQPFPQVSKNGRGYWLVYPQGRRNRPAIRKFRAFLLDEIESDPG is encoded by the coding sequence ATGTCCATTCCGTCGCTTGCCGCGCTTCGCGCCTTCGAGGCGGTGGCTCGACACCTGAGCTTTACCCGAGCCGCCGAAGAGCTTGGTATGACGCAGGCCGCAGTCAGCTATCAGATCCGGATGCTGGAAGAGCGGCTCGGCGCACCTTTGTTCTTGCGCAAGACGCGCGAGATCAGCCTGACCGAAACCGGTGCCCTTTTCGCGCGCCCGACCATCGACGCCTTCGATCTGCTGCGCGAAACCTATTCGGAACCCTCTGCCGACACCGTCTCGACGCTGTCGATTTCGACCGTGCCGACATTTGCCGGGGCGTGGCTGTCGCCGCGCCTCGGCAAGTTCCAGATGAGCCATTCCAATCTCGCGGTCCGGCTTGAGACCAGCGACAATCTCGTGGATTTCGGACGCGAGGATATCAGCGTGGCGATCCGCGCGGGCGACGGGAAATGGCCGGGACTGGCCTCGCATTTCCTCATGCATGTCGAATATACGCCGATGCTGTCGCCTGAACTCGCGCGCAGGATCGACATCCGTGAGCCCGCGGATCTGTTGCGACTGCCCCTGCTGGACACGGCCGATCCGAACTGGGCGGTCTGGATGCGGGACGCGGGGGTCGAATATCCCGAATGCCCGCCGCGCGCGGGGCTGACGCTGTCCACGGATCTGCATGAGGCACGCGCGGCGCTGGCGGGTTACGGCGTGGCGCTTCTGACGCCGCGCTTCTTCCGCTTCGAGCTTGCGACGGGAAGCCTGATCCAGCCCTTCCCCCAGGTGTCGAAGAACGGGCGGGGCTATTGGCTGGTCTATCCGCAGGGTCGGCGGAATCGGCCCGCGATCCGCAAGTTCCGGGCGTTCCTGCTGGATGAAATCGAAAGCGACCCCGGCTGA
- a CDS encoding pyridoxal phosphate-dependent aminotransferase, with amino-acid sequence MSLLSQTLARVKPSPTIAITGRARELAAEGRDIISLSAGEPDFDTPKHIREAGKAAIDAGHTRYTAVDGIPELKRAICDKFKRENDLDYTPEQITVGTGGKQILYNALMATLNPGDEVIIPAPYWVSYPDMVLLAGGTPVVIEGAMDNGYRITPEQLEAAITPRTKWLILNSPSNPTGAGYGAAEMRALTDVLMRHPDVWVLADDIYEHLVFDDFKFVTPAQIEPGLKDRTLTMNGVSKSYAMTGWRIGYGAGPVELVKAMGKLQSQSTSNPTSISQYAALAALEGPQDYLEESRLVFQRRRDLVVEGLNKCAGMTCPVPQGAFYVYPSIRDLIGKTSAGGTLISDDEAFATALLDETGVAVVFGAAFGLSPHFRISYATSDEVLADACDRIRRFCEGLA; translated from the coding sequence ATGAGCCTTTTGTCCCAGACACTCGCCCGCGTCAAACCCTCGCCCACCATTGCGATCACGGGCCGCGCCCGCGAACTCGCGGCAGAGGGTCGCGATATCATCAGCCTTTCGGCCGGTGAGCCCGATTTCGATACGCCGAAACATATCCGCGAGGCGGGCAAGGCCGCGATTGATGCCGGGCATACCCGCTACACCGCCGTGGACGGCATCCCCGAGTTGAAGCGCGCGATCTGTGACAAGTTCAAGCGCGAGAACGATCTGGACTATACCCCCGAACAGATCACCGTCGGCACGGGCGGCAAGCAGATCCTTTACAACGCGCTGATGGCGACGCTGAACCCCGGCGACGAGGTGATCATCCCGGCGCCCTATTGGGTCAGCTATCCCGACATGGTGCTGCTGGCGGGCGGAACCCCTGTCGTGATCGAGGGCGCAATGGACAACGGCTACCGCATCACGCCGGAACAGCTCGAGGCCGCGATCACGCCCAGAACGAAATGGCTGATCCTGAATTCGCCCTCGAACCCGACCGGCGCAGGCTATGGCGCAGCCGAGATGCGCGCCTTGACCGATGTTCTGATGCGCCATCCCGATGTCTGGGTGCTGGCCGATGACATCTACGAACATCTCGTCTTCGATGACTTCAAATTCGTGACCCCGGCTCAGATCGAACCCGGCCTGAAGGACAGGACCCTGACCATGAACGGCGTCAGCAAGTCCTATGCCATGACCGGTTGGCGGATCGGCTATGGCGCAGGCCCGGTCGAACTGGTCAAGGCGATGGGCAAGCTGCAGTCGCAATCGACCTCGAACCCGACCTCGATCAGCCAATATGCCGCGCTGGCCGCGCTGGAGGGTCCGCAGGATTATCTGGAAGAAAGCCGACTTGTGTTCCAGCGTCGCCGTGACCTGGTGGTCGAAGGCCTGAACAAATGCGCGGGCATGACCTGCCCGGTGCCGCAGGGGGCGTTCTATGTCTATCCCTCGATCCGCGACCTGATCGGCAAGACATCGGCGGGGGGCACGCTGATTTCGGATGACGAGGCATTTGCCACGGCGCTGCTGGACGAAACCGGGGTCGCGGTCGTCTTTGGCGCGGCATTTGGCCTAAGCCCACATTTCCGGATTTCCTACGCCACTTCGGACGAGGTGCTGGCGGATGCGTGCGACCGCATCCGCCGCTTCTGCGAAGGGCTCGCCTAA
- a CDS encoding succinate dehydrogenase assembly factor 2, translating to MRSWRRGMKEMDLILGPFSDTELEKLDADDLDLYETLLGENDQDLYPWITARMSGENPGPDALIGLLDRISEFAIGRLGPKS from the coding sequence ATGCGAAGCTGGCGGCGCGGCATGAAGGAAATGGACCTGATCCTTGGCCCCTTCTCTGATACCGAACTGGAAAAGCTCGATGCCGACGATCTTGATCTTTATGAAACCCTGCTCGGCGAAAACGATCAGGACCTCTACCCCTGGATCACGGCGCGCATGTCCGGCGAGAACCCGGGCCCCGATGCGTTGATCGGACTGCTCGACCGGATCTCGGAATTCGCGATCGGCCGGCTCGGCCCGAAATCCTGA
- a CDS encoding MarR family winged helix-turn-helix transcriptional regulator, which yields MPQTSPSPVRPVPALRPAPSVARADAYLESLQILERLHRLLQDLVKDEFERLGRTDLTPVQALLIYNLGSYEVTAGELRSRGMYQGSNVSYNLKKLVDLGYLSHERCDMDRRSVRVKLTPAGQEVRDNVAGLFARHAQGLDLSGVLDDPAIEIVNLQWRRIERFWLEQIRYIY from the coding sequence ATGCCCCAGACCAGCCCCAGCCCGGTTCGGCCGGTGCCTGCCCTGCGGCCCGCCCCCAGCGTGGCGCGCGCCGATGCTTATCTTGAAAGCCTGCAGATCCTCGAACGACTGCACCGACTGCTTCAGGATCTGGTCAAGGATGAATTCGAACGGCTTGGACGCACCGATCTGACGCCGGTTCAGGCCCTGCTGATCTACAACCTCGGAAGCTATGAGGTGACTGCGGGTGAGCTCCGCTCGCGCGGGATGTATCAGGGGTCGAATGTCAGCTACAACCTGAAGAAGCTGGTCGATCTGGGCTATCTCAGCCATGAACGCTGCGACATGGACCGCCGTTCGGTGCGCGTGAAACTTACCCCCGCCGGGCAGGAGGTCCGCGACAATGTCGCCGGTCTGTTCGCTCGTCACGCGCAGGGGCTGGATCTGTCCGGCGTGCTCGACGACCCCGCGATCGAGATCGTGAACCTGCAATGGCGCCGCATCGAACGCTTCTGGCTGGAACAGATCCGTTACATCTACTGA
- a CDS encoding VOC family protein codes for MKIRYLHTMVRVLDLEKSMEFYRLLGLEEVRRIENDKGRFTLVFMAPPDQPECPVELTWNWDGDEGLPSDSRHFGHLAYRVGNIYDMCQKLMDAGVTINRPPRDGHMAFVRSPDNVSIELLQEGEHLPPQEPWASMENTGHW; via the coding sequence ATGAAAATCCGCTATCTGCACACCATGGTGCGCGTCCTTGACCTGGAAAAGTCGATGGAATTCTACAGGCTTCTCGGGCTCGAGGAGGTGCGTCGCATCGAAAACGACAAGGGGCGCTTCACGCTTGTCTTCATGGCGCCGCCGGACCAGCCGGAATGTCCGGTCGAGCTGACCTGGAACTGGGACGGGGACGAAGGTCTGCCATCCGACAGCCGTCACTTCGGCCATCTCGCCTACCGGGTCGGAAATATCTACGACATGTGCCAGAAGTTGATGGATGCGGGGGTCACGATCAACCGTCCGCCGCGCGACGGTCATATGGCCTTCGTGCGCAGTCCGGATAATGTCTCGATCGAACTGCTGCAGGAAGGTGAGCATCTGCCGCCGCAGGAGCCCTGGGCCAGCATGGAGAATACCGGGCACTGGTAA
- the otnK gene encoding 3-oxo-tetronate kinase: MQNILGAIADDFTGATDLCSTWVKAGLRVIQVIGVPGPDFIPAEADAIVIALKSRTIAPDQAIAQSLAALEWLRGQGVRQVLFKYCSTFDSTPQGNIGPVTDALLDALGSDFTVVSPAFPGNGRTIYKGNLFVGDLPLAESSMKDHPLTPMRDSSLIRLMDAQSRGRTGLVPLQTLRRGPAAVTKAFEELRAQGFRYVVPDAVEDQDMMILGKALDGMALVTGGSAVAMGLPANLRESGELGAGMAPRLPRADGRPVVIAGSCSAATRAQIAHVVPLWPSLKIEIDRIAAGEDVVGQAMKWADDQSGPILIYGSSDPVEVAENQRRHGIQAAGEMMERTLSDIARGLFAQGFGKFLVAGGETSGAVISALGLGQLVIGPEVCPGVPWCGATLDGRDLALCLKSGNFGGADMFAAALEMFDV, encoded by the coding sequence ATGCAGAACATTCTAGGGGCCATCGCCGATGATTTCACCGGCGCGACCGATCTTTGCAGCACTTGGGTCAAGGCAGGGCTCAGGGTCATCCAGGTGATCGGCGTCCCGGGGCCGGATTTCATTCCGGCCGAAGCCGATGCCATAGTGATCGCGCTGAAATCCCGCACCATCGCGCCCGATCAAGCGATAGCCCAATCTCTTGCGGCACTGGAATGGCTGCGGGGGCAAGGTGTGCGCCAGGTCCTGTTCAAATATTGCTCGACCTTCGATTCGACCCCGCAGGGCAATATCGGACCGGTCACGGATGCGCTGCTGGATGCGCTCGGGTCGGACTTCACCGTCGTTTCCCCCGCCTTTCCGGGGAACGGGCGTACCATCTACAAGGGCAACCTTTTCGTCGGCGACCTGCCCCTGGCGGAAAGCTCGATGAAGGATCATCCGCTGACGCCGATGCGGGATTCAAGCCTGATCCGCCTGATGGATGCGCAATCGCGCGGCAGGACCGGGTTGGTTCCGCTGCAGACCCTGCGCCGGGGACCGGCGGCGGTGACCAAGGCATTCGAAGAGCTGCGGGCACAGGGCTTCCGTTACGTCGTGCCCGATGCGGTCGAGGATCAGGACATGATGATCCTGGGCAAGGCGCTGGACGGGATGGCGCTTGTTACCGGCGGCTCGGCCGTGGCGATGGGGCTGCCCGCCAACCTGCGCGAAAGTGGCGAACTGGGCGCGGGAATGGCGCCTCGGCTGCCCCGTGCCGATGGTCGGCCGGTGGTCATCGCCGGCAGCTGCTCGGCCGCGACGCGCGCACAGATTGCGCATGTCGTTCCGCTTTGGCCCTCGCTCAAGATCGAGATCGACCGCATCGCGGCCGGCGAGGATGTCGTTGGTCAGGCGATGAAATGGGCAGACGACCAGTCTGGGCCGATCCTGATCTACGGCTCGTCGGACCCGGTCGAGGTGGCCGAGAATCAGCGTCGCCACGGCATCCAGGCCGCCGGAGAGATGATGGAGCGCACGCTGTCCGATATCGCCCGCGGCCTTTTCGCGCAGGGCTTCGGCAAGTTCCTCGTCGCGGGGGGCGAAACGTCGGGAGCGGTGATTTCCGCGCTTGGCCTGGGGCAGCTTGTCATCGGGCCGGAGGTCTGTCCCGGCGTGCCATGGTGCGGGGCAACCCTTGATGGTCGCGACCTGGCCCTTTGCCTGAAATCCGGCAATTTCGGCGGTGCAGACATGTTCGCGGCGGCGTTGGAGATGTTTGATGTCTGA